The segment ACTACGAGTAGGGATCGAATCTGATCTTAGCCTAGTGATCTTAGAATTCTAAAGTTTTAATGCAGCTTTGAGCCCTTTGTAACGATTTCTGATCGTTACCTCTGTTACACCAGCCGCTTCTGCCACATCCTTTTGAGTCTTATTCTCACCCTCGAGAACACATGCTACATAAAGAGCTGCAGCGGCGAGGCCCATCGGATCCTTTCCAGCAGAGATTCGAGATTCCATAGCTTTCTTCAGAATCTCCAACGCCCTTCTCTTCGTCTTTTCGGAGAGGCCGGCTTTACTCGCGATCCTGGCGATACATCTGATGGGATTTACTACAGGCATCTTCAAATCTAACTCTCTGATCAAAAGCCTATAGCAACGTGCAATATCCTTCTTCTTCACATTACTGACGGTTGAAATATCCTTCAGAGTCCTCGGTGTTTCGGTATCTCTACATGCAGCATATAATGATGCTGCGATCAGAGCTGAGATCGATCTACCCCTTACGAGCCCTTTCTCTAGAGCCTTTCGATAGATGTACGCTGACTTTTCTATAACGGCTTCACTCACATTCAGCTTATCGGCGAGCCTATCCAACTCGCTAAATGCTTGCCTTAAATTCCTATCCATCGGCTCATGAACCTGGCTTCGACCATCCCATGTACGGAGGCGCTCTATGGTAGTTCTCATGGATGCTGATAACGACTTGCCCGATGCATCACGATCCTCCGGTCCAATGACCGTTGCTAAGCCCATATCGTGCATCGCCAATGATGATGGTATACCCGTACGGCTACGATCCTCCTTCTCCTCTTTTGAGAAGGCCCTCCATTCGGGCCCCACTTCTTCGATCTTCTCTTTAAGGACGTAGCCACAGTTGCTACACAGCAACTCCCCTCCAGCTGTATCTACTACCATCGGCCCTTTACCACATCGAGGGCAGCGTTCGATAAAACGCTGTAGTTTAGATAACGTTGGAGAATCTTTATCAAAATCCATCTTAAACACCATTAAAGTTTTTTACCGTTAAGCTTAAATAGAGCTTAAAAATATTTAAGCTTTTCCTTGCAAGCTATTTGTCAATATTTTATCTACATCCTTAAGATTAAGTATGTAAATATTTGTTCTCATCGCCTTAATCTTTTAAATATCATAAATACTATAATTAGATATCCAAGGAAGCCTGTGATGATCACAGAGATATTCGCCAAATCTGTAACATATAGGATCTTCAAAACCTTATTAAGATAATAGTATGCACTAGTGAAGTAATTAAAGGCCCAGTGTAAAAGTACCGCTGCATGGAATCCATAATTTATATATAACCAACCTAACGCGATCCCTGCCAACGTCGCTTGGCTCAACTTGCCAACCTCCCAGCCTGCACCATAAGTTATATGGGCCAATCCGAAGATTATACCACTTAAGATTACCATTACGTTTAATATTCCTACCTCTTTAGATGTTTTGTTCTTCTTAACGATTAACTTATCGAGACAACCTTTAGGATGCCACAGAGCGTAAAGTATACTTCTTAACCTTCCATCGGCCATGAATGCTAAGTAAGCAGCTATTAAACCTATGAAACTCAATCTGAAACCTATCTCTTCAACGAGTGGGGCTGTAGAAATCGAAACGAACATCATTATGGGGTCTCTTTCAGGTATGGTACCCGTGGGTATGCCCGAACGTTCTTGAAGGTATTGGAGAATGATCGTAGTCACCACAAGTACGGTGAATATCGATGTGATGGTGAGGATCGCGTTATTTAAAATCCTTTTAGGCCCCTCTCTATAGACCTCCTTAACGACTTTGATGAGGTTAATAGGGTTATTAAGGGCGATGATGAAGAATATAAGATAGATAATCCAAGAAAGAGTAAAGAGCATATATACTCTAATGGGGATCGATATAGGGATGGGTAAACCCGCTATAAATATATGAAATATATTGATCAAACTTCTGCCCGATATACTCCCTTCTCTTGTAAAGAAGATTAAATAGATTCCGATGATAAATGAGAAGAGCATCAGGATTACGACGAATAAGGCGCTAAATACGAAGATGGTGCCCAATAGTATAGGAAGCTTATCATACTCCTCTTTTGTATAGTTAAAGGATTTTGACAATTACCTTCTCCTAAGAGCTAAGAAGCCCTTCGCCTTCAAATACCATCATCTATAGATCATGCGCACCATAAAAGTATAACTTTGGTGTTATCGAAGTAGCTGAATAAAAAGGAATTTATATATAGATTAAAGGGATTGCTGTGGGAATGAATTTGTGATATAATCGATCAAAAAATACTTTAGGATTAACTCATTCTAAATCTATGTCGTCGTTTACTCATGGTTATATTTATTGAACCTCTATGGATGATGGGTTGAAACCGAGTTGTATTAACTCATTCTTTATAGCCTCTCTATGATCGCCTTGAAGTAGGATGTAACCATCCTTTGCCGTACCACCACATGCCAACTTACTCTTTAATCTTTGGGCTATCTTATACAGATCGGTCCGCTTCGGATTCAACCCTTCGATCATGGTAGTAGGCTTTCCAAAACGCCTCATCTCGAGCCTAACGACGATTCTCGTTTCATCCTTTTCTAGCTCTTCACAAACACAGAGATCACGTGGTAGTCCACACCTTTTGCAGACTTCAGCCATCCACCATACCTTAAGTAGATTGTAATATTAATAGTTTGCTAACCCTCCTACTCTAGAGCATATTGAATGGCTATTCATGGTTAATGGTACTGCCCAATCTTTATTCTCATATCGTTACGGTAAATGCTTTAAGTCTACAAGTTGATGTTAAAGGAGGATGTGTAAAGTAGGTGTAT is part of the Nitrososphaerales archaeon genome and harbors:
- a CDS encoding transcription initiation factor IIB: MDFDKDSPTLSKLQRFIERCPRCGKGPMVVDTAGGELLCSNCGYVLKEKIEEVGPEWRAFSKEEKEDRSRTGIPSSLAMHDMGLATVIGPEDRDASGKSLSASMRTTIERLRTWDGRSQVHEPMDRNLRQAFSELDRLADKLNVSEAVIEKSAYIYRKALEKGLVRGRSISALIAASLYAACRDTETPRTLKDISTVSNVKKKDIARCYRLLIRELDLKMPVVNPIRCIARIASKAGLSEKTKRRALEILKKAMESRISAGKDPMGLAAAALYVACVLEGENKTQKDVAEAAGVTEVTIRNRYKGLKAALKL
- a CDS encoding translation initiation factor, giving the protein MAEVCKRCGLPRDLCVCEELEKDETRIVVRLEMRRFGKPTTMIEGLNPKRTDLYKIAQRLKSKLACGGTAKDGYILLQGDHREAIKNELIQLGFNPSSIEVQ
- a CDS encoding CPBP family intramembrane metalloprotease; translated protein: MSKSFNYTKEEYDKLPILLGTIFVFSALFVVILMLFSFIIGIYLIFFTREGSISGRSLINIFHIFIAGLPIPISIPIRVYMLFTLSWIIYLIFFIIALNNPINLIKVVKEVYREGPKRILNNAILTITSIFTVLVVTTIILQYLQERSGIPTGTIPERDPIMMFVSISTAPLVEEIGFRLSFIGLIAAYLAFMADGRLRSILYALWHPKGCLDKLIVKKNKTSKEVGILNVMVILSGIIFGLAHITYGAGWEVGKLSQATLAGIALGWLYINYGFHAAVLLHWAFNYFTSAYYYLNKVLKILYVTDLANISVIITGFLGYLIIVFMIFKRLRR